The following is a genomic window from Citrifermentans bemidjiense Bem.
CGGTCACCGAGTTGATCGAGCGCGTCTCGCAGCTTCTGAGCGATCTCCCCATGATCCGCGAGATGGACCTGAACCCGGTCATGGCGTTCGAAAAAGGGGCCTTTGCCGTCGACGGCAGGATCAGGATCTAATCCGCACCGACGGCCAACAATAAACCAACAGGAGGAACTTCGATGCTTAAGAAAGCGTACATACCCTACCGCGGTTACTACAGCACCCCCTTCGCCAAGTGGCAGGGGACCCTCGCCAACGAACACTCCATAGTCTTTGGCGCCGCCACTTCCAAGAGGTTTTTTGAGAGCAAGGGGTGGGACCCCAAGAGCATCGAGTACCTGCTGGTGGGGAGCACCGTGTACCAGAAGCAGTGGTTCTACAGCGGGCCGTGGGCCGCGGCCCTGATGGGGGCCGAAGCCACCCCCGGCATCCTGGTGAGCCAGGCCTGCTCCACCTCCACCTTTTCCATCTACCAGGCGGGTATGGGGGTTGAGACCGGTATGTTCGAGAACAGCTGGTGCCTCATGGCCGACCGCCTTTCCAACGGCCCGCACGCCGCCTGGCCCAACCCCGCGGGCCCCGGCGGCCAGCAGATCGCCGAGGACTGGGTCATGGACAACTTCGGCAGGGACCCCTGGGCCGGCGAGGCCATGATCCAGACCGCGGAAAACGTGGCCAAGGAGTACGGGGTGACCCGCGAGGAGTGCGACGCGCTCACGCTGCGACGCCAGGAGCAGTACCTCGATTCCCTCGCCAACGACCGCGAGTTCCAGAAGAGGTACCTGTTCCCGGCCCAGGTGCAGCTCTCAAAGAAGAAATCGACCCTCCTGGAGGCCGACGAGGGGGTTGTCACCAGCACCAGGGAAGGGCTTGCCTCCCTGAACCCGGTCCTCCCCGGCGGGGTGCACACCTTCGGCGCCCAGACCCACCCGGCCGACGGCAACGCGGGGATCTGCGTCACCACACGCGAGAAGGCGAGGGAGCTCTCCGCAGACCCGGGCGTCGTGGTGCAGTTGGTCTCCTTCGGATTCGCCCGGACCAAGAAGGCGCACATGGCTGCGGCCGTGGCCCCGTCGGCGCAGATGGCGCTCAATGGGGCAGGGATCAAGGCGTCCGACCTGGGCGCGGTGAAGACCCACAACCCCTTCGCCGCGAACGACATCGTCATGGCCAAGGTGATGGGGCTCGATCTCGACAGCATGAACAACTACGGCTCCTCGCTCATCTTCGGCCACCCCCAGGCCGCCACCGGCGCGAGGCTCATCGTCGAGGGGATCGAGGAACTGGCCCAGAAGGGGGGAGGCTACCTCCTCTTCTCCGGCTGCGCGGCAGGCGACACCGCAGCCTCCCTCGTTTTGAAGGTTAATTAGAAAAGGGGGGCAGGAGCTCTCCCCCTCCCTTGACGGGAGGGGGCAGGGGGGTGGGTGAACCTGGCAGTAGCGCAAAAGGTGGCACCTACCCCCACCCCCTAACCCCCTCCCGCCGGGGGAGGGGGGACTTTTTCGTCAACTGCAACATCCTGTCCCCTAGCGGGCGGGTGAGCTGGCTGGGCGGAATGAAGCGTTCCGCCAGAGGGACAGGCACCTACGGAGCCAGTCCCTTCCGCCCCCGCCCGAAGCCATCAACCATTTTCAAAGGGAGCGAAACCATGGGCTATCAGTTCCTCAATATGAACCGGGAAGACCGGGTCCTCACCATCAACTTGAACCGTCCCCCCACCAACCCGCTCAGTCGCGGCTTCGGCGAGGAGCTGCTCAAGGCCTTCACCGAGGCGGAGGGGATGGACGACGTGAACGTGGTGGTCATCACCAGCGCGCTGGAGAAGGCTTTCATCGCCGGCGCCGACATCAAGGAGATGTCCGCCATGGGGCAGGCCGAATCCGAGGCCTTCTCGAAGCTGTTGCAAGACGCGAACAACACCCTCGACCGGATGAAGAAGGTGGTCATCGCCGCCATCAACGGCCACGCCCTGGGAGGGGGGTGCGAACTCGCCATGGCGTGCGACTACCGCTTCATGGCGGCGGGGAAGGCGCTGGTCGGCCTTCCTGAGGCCGGGCTCGGCATCGTCCCCGGGGCGGGGGGAACCCAGCGGCTGCCGCGCCTGGTGGGGCTTGCCAAGGCGAAAGACATCCTTTTGTGGGGCAAGGTGATGGGGCCGGAGGAGGCGCTAGCCATTGGGCTCGTGGACCGGGTGATCCCGGCGGAGAGCTTCCTCGACGAGGTGATGGAATTCGCCCACCGGCTCGCCTCCGGCGCCGGCAAGGCGCTTGGCTTCATCAAGGTGGCGGTCAACGAAGCGGTGGACCTCCCCATGGAACAGGCGCTGGCGGTGGAGCGCAAATACGGCCTGGCGAACCTGCTCACCCACGACGCGAAGGAAGGGCTCACCGCCTTCGGCGAGAAGAGAAAACCGAACTTTTTAAGCAGATAACCTCAACGATTTCGATAACGAGACCAACTCACTACGATTGCAAAAAGGAGGATACGCATGAACGTCGAGGATATCACCACAATGGGAATGGCAGGCGCCGGCAGCATGGGGGCGGGAATCGCCCAGGTGGCGGCGATGGCGGGGCTCAAGGTGCAGGTGGTGGACACGGGCGCAGGGGCGTGCGACCGCGCCAGGAAGACCATCGTGAAAAGCCTGGAGCGGATCGTCAAGAAGGGGACCATGACGGAAGCCCAGATGGAGGAGACCCTGGGGCGGATCAGCTTCTCCACGGACGTGGCGAGCTTCAAAGGGATTCCCTTCATCTTCGAGGCGGTGTTCGAGGACATCGCGGTGAAGAAGGAACTCTTCGCCAAACTCGACGCGGTCTGCGGCGAGGACACCATCTACGCCACCAACACCTCTTCCATCTCCATCACCGAGATGGCGGCCCTGGTGAAAAACCCCGCTAACTTCGTCGGGATGCACTTCTTCAACCCGGTGCCGGTGATGAAGCTGGTCGAGGTGATCCCCGCGCTGCAGACGGCAGAGGCGACCAAGAACCTCGCGCTCGCCATGTCCCAAAAGCTCGGCAAGACCTCCATCACCTGCAAGGACACCCCCGGTTTCGTCGTGAACCGCCTCTTCGTCCCCTACATCATCGACGCGGTCCGGCTGCTCGAGGAAGGGGTGGCGTCGGCCGAGGACATCGACATTGCCATGAAGCTCGGCTGCAACATGCCCATGGGGCCGCTCGAATTCCAGGACTTCGCCGGGGTCGACATCGGCTACCACGTCACCAACATCTTCCACGAGTACCTGAAGCAGGAGCGCTTCGCCCCCCCGGGGCTCTTGCGCAACATGATCAAGGCGGGCTACCTGGGACGCAAGGCGGGACGAGGGTTCTACGAGTACCCGGCCAGCTGAAAAAACGTCGATAAATCGATCCAACCGAAATAGGAGGCCTACCATGGCTGCAACGATCTGGAAGGAAATCAAGAACTGGCGCGAGATCTACAACTCGCGCGTCACCACCGCCGACGAGGCGCTCAAATCGGTCAACTCCGGGGACCGTCTCTACCTGACCGGCAACGCCTCCGTTCCCCTGCAACTTTTGGATGCGCTGGTGAGGCGTGCGCCGGAGCTGCGCGATGTCGAGGTCTCCCAGGTGCTCACCATCTGCCCTCAGGACTACGTCTCGCCCGAGATGCAGGGGCACGTGCGGGTCAACACCATGTTCATCAGTCCCAACGTCCGCCAGGCGGTAAACGAAGGGCGCGCCGACTTCACCCCGGTGCTCCTCTCCGAGTTCCCCCTGCTCTTCAAAAACGGCCATCTCCCGCTGGATGTGGCGCTTTTGAACGTCTCCTTGCCCGATGAAAACGGTTTCTGTTCGCTGGGGGGAGAGGCCGGCCTCACCATGACGGCGGCCGAGTCGGCGCGGATCGTCATCGCCCAGGTGAACAAGAAGATGCCGCGCACGCTCGGGGACACCTTCTTCCACGTCTCGCGCATGACCCATATCGTCGAGGTGGATGCGCCGCTGACAGAAAGGCACATGGCGGAGGAGGGAGACCCCGAGATCGTCGAGCAGATAGCGGGGCACATCTCCAGCCTCATCCCCGATGGCGCCACCATGCAGCTTGGCATCGGCGCCATTCCCGACGCGGTCTTGAAGCACCTGTTCAGCAAGAAGGACCTGGGGATCCATTCCGAACTGATCTCCGACGGCGTCATCGACCTGGTGGAGGCCGGCGTCGTCAACTGCTCCAGGAAGACCCTGCACCCGGGCAAGATCGTCTGCGGCTTCCTCCTTGGGACCAAGCGTCTCTACGACTGGGCGCACAACAACCCGATGATTGAGCTGCGCCGCACCGAGTACGTGAACGACCCATTCGTGGTGGCGCAAAACGACCGCATGGTCTCGGTGAACGCCGCCATCGAGGTCGACTTCACCGGGCAGATCTGCGCGGACAGCATCGGCCCCAGGATGTACTCGGCGGTCGGCGGTCAGATGGATTTCGTCTACGGCGCGTCCCGCTCCAAGGGAGGCGTCGCGGTGATCACCATGCCGAGCACCTCGACCCTCAGGGACGGATCCGTGGTCAGCAAGATCACGCCGCTTTTGAAGCACGGGGCCGGCGTGGTGACCAGCCGCAACCACGTGCGCTACCTGGTGACCGAATACGGCGCGGCTGACCTCTACGCGAAAAGCGTCCGCCAGCGCACCCAGGCCCTGATAGGCGTCGCCCACCCCATGTTCCGGGAGGAGCTGACCGAGAAGGCGAAGGAACTCAGGTACATCTAAAAACCGGACGGGCAGGTGCAGCGCCGCCTGCCCGTCCACCGCACAGCCAGCCGATACGGCCAACGCGATAAAGGAACCTCAACCATGAAAAAGATAATCTCCGGCAACGAAGCGATTGCCTTGAGCTTTGAAGATTCCGGCGGCGTCTTCGCCTCCGGCTATCCCGGCACGCCCAGCACAGAAACGCTGGAAGAGGTCGCCCGCCTGGGAAACGTGTACTGCGAATGGGCCCCGAACGAAAAGGTCGGGCTGGAATCGGCCATCGGCGCCTCCCTTGCGGGCGGCAGGGCGCTCGCCACCATGAAGCACGTGGGGGTGAACGTCGCGGCCGACGCGTTGATGACCCTCACCTATACCGGGGTGAACGCGGGCCTCATCCTGATGGCGGCCGACGACCCGGGGATGCACTCCTCCCAGAACGAGCAGGACAGCCGCAACTACGCGAAGTTCGCCAAGATCCCGATGCTCGACCCCGCCGATTCCCAGGAGGCCTACGACTACGTCCGGGCCGGGTTCGAGATCTCGGAGCGCTTCGACACCCCGGTTATGCTGCGCACCACCACCCGGATCTCACACGCGAAGGGGGTCGTGGAGCAGAAGGGGAAGGTAGCGGCGAAGGTGGGAGAGCTGGCGAAGGACGTGCCGAAGTACGTGATGCTTCCCAACTTCGGGAAGATCAAGCACGTCGCGGTCGAGGAGCGGCTCTTGAAGCTGCAGGCCTTCGCGGAGGAGTCTCCGCTTAACCGGGTGGAGATGAACGACCCCGAACTGGGGATCATCACCTCCGGCATCTCCTACCAGCACGCGAAAGAAGCGTTCCCGCAGGCCTCCTTCCTGAAGCTCGGGCTGGTGCACCCGCTGCCGGAGCAAAAGATCCGCGACTTCGCCTCCAAGGTGGGGCGGCTCATGGTGGTGGAGGAGATGGACGCCATCTTCGAGGAGCAGATCCGCGCCATGGGGATCCGGGTCGACATAGGCAAGGACCGCATCTCGCTTTGCGGCGAGGTCTGCGCCGACATCGTCCGCGAGGCTGCCGGCGCCCCGGCCACCTCCGCGAAGACTACGCCTGCGGGCGACCTCCCCCTGCGCCCCCCGACCTTCTGCCCCGGCTGCGCCCACCGCGGCCTTTATTCCATCCTGAGCAAGCTGAAGGTCTTCGTATCCGGAGACATCGGCTGCTACACCCTGGGCGCGCTCCCTCCCTTGAGCGCCATGCATACCTGCATCTGCATGGGGGCCAGCATCAGCGCTGCCCACGGCATCGCCAAGGTGAACGAGATCGCGGGGAGGACCGAAAAACCGGTGGCCGTCATCGGCGACTCCACCTTCTTCCATTCCGGCATCACCGGCCTTTTGAGCATGTCCTACAACGCGGGGAACGCCCTGGTCATCATCATGGACAACCGCACCACCGGCATGACCGGCGGCCAGGAAAACCCCGGTTCCGGGAGGCATATCCAGGGCAATCCGGCAAAAGAGGTGGACATGGTGTCGCTCGTGAAGGTGCTGGGAATCGAAAACGTCTTCGAGATCAACTCCTACGACTTGAAGGAGACAGAGGCCGCCATCAGGCGCGGGTTGGAGACGCCTGGCCCCTACGTCCTCGTGGACAAAAACCCCTGCGTTCTGCGCTACCGGGTGAAAAAGCCGCTGGTTCAGGTCTCGGCCGAGAAATGCACCGGTTGCCGCGCCTGCCTCAAGGCCTCCTGCGTCGCCCTGGGACTCAAGGGCTCGGGAGAGAAGCCGAAGGTCTCCATCGACCCCAACATCTGCAACGGATGCGGGGTATGCAGCCAGCATTGTAAATTCGACGCCATGACCGTCGCAAGCGGAGGGAGCCATGAAAGCATTTAACATCGTCATTGCCGGGGTAGGGGGGCAGGGGGTGCTGATGGCTTCCAAGGTGCTGGCCGAAAGCGCTCTGGCTAGCAGCATGGACGTAAAGCAAAACGAGGTTCACGGCATGGCGCAAAGGGGCGGGAGCGTCATCTCCTTCGTCCGCATCGGCGCCAAGGTGCACTCGCCGGTGGTGCTTCCGGGCACCGCCGACATCCTCATCTCCTTCGAGCCTTTGGAGGCGCTGCGCTACCTGCACTACCTGAAGCCCGGCGGCAAGCTCGTCTACAACAAGGCGTGCATCAACCCGAGTACGGTGGCGGCGGGTCTTGCCACCTATCCCGGCGACGTCGCGCAGCGGATAACAGCGGCCTGCCCCGACGCCAGGGCGATAGATGCGCTGCAGGTGGCGAAAGAAGCCGGAAACGCCAAGGCGGTGAACATGGTCATGGTCGGCTCGGTCATGAAGGGGCTCCCCATTGACTCGGAGGTTGTGGAGGGCGTGGTCAGGGAGATATCCCGCGGCAAGGGTGAGGACGTCAACATGGCCGCGCTGCGCGGAGGAGCCGCTACGGCCTGATTCCGTGTGCGGTAGGGAGGGGGACAGGCACCTGGCGGAGCCAGTCCACCCGCGGCGCCAACATAGAAAGATGGAGGCATCCATGAAACTGAAACAGCTGTCGGTCTTTCTGGAAAATTCACCCGGCCGCCTGTACCAGGCGGCCAGCGCGCTGGGCAATGCCGGCCTCAACCTGCGTTCCCTGAGCATCTGCGACACGGCCGGCTTCGGCGTTCTGCGCATCCTGGTGTCGGACGTGGCCAAGGCGCGGCGCGTGATCATGGAACAACAGCTTCCGGCTCGTGTCGACGACGTCGTCGCCATCGAGATCGAAGACCGGCCGGGAAGCCTCGCCAACCAGGTGCTCAAGCTCTTTCTGGATTACCAGGTCAACGTCGAGTACATGTACGCGCTTGCCGGCACGGGCCCGTCCTCCGGCAAGGCGGTCATGGTGCTGCGCTTCAACGACAACGACCGGGCCATAGAGCTGATGCTGAAAAACGGCATAAAGATCCTGGACGCCGAGTCTTTCGGCATGGCCGAGGCCCAACCGGCGTAGCGAGCAGCAGCCGAAAGGGTGCGTCTCCCCGCTCTCCTTCCCCCGGAGGGGGGAGGCCGGGAGGGGGGAAGAACAGGCTGGCCCCCTCTCTGACCCTCCCCCTCCGGGGGCGGGGATTTGTGGGTGTGGCACCCCCCTTTGAGAAGGGGGACTTTCCGCTGAGGCTTAACGAGAGCTTCTCGATCAAGTAAATCTTTAGAGCAAGGAGAGACGCCATGAAGGGAAATAGCAGTTATACGCCAAAGAAGTTCGCGGTCATAGGCGCCGGCCCCGTCGGGTGCGTGCTTGCCGCTTTCCTGACCCGGGGAGGATACGAGGTAACCCTTTGCGACGTCGTCCCCACCCTGCTCGTGCCGGCCCTTGACCCGGGGATCATCGTCGAGGGGGCCGACTCGCTCCAGGCGAAGGTCGCCAAGGTGACCACCACCCTCGACGATATCGTAAGCGACCCACCCGATGTCATCTTCGTCACCGTGAAGGCGACCGCTCTCCCCTTGATAGCCTCGGCGCTGGAGGGGTTCGTCGCCGATGGGCGCTACGTGGTCAGCTGGCAAAACGGCATAGATACCGAACTGGAACTGGCAAAGCATCTGGGGACCAAGGCCGTGATGCGCGCGGTGGTCAATTACGGTTGCGTGCCGCTCAGCCCCGCCCACGTGCGGGTCGCCTTCCATCACCGCCCCCATTTCCTCCAGGAGCTGGACCCTGAGTCCCGCGAAGCGGCCGTCGGCATCTGTGAAGCCTTGAGCGGGACGGGGCTCGAGACCCAGCACACCGACCGGATCGTGGACAAGGTGTGGCGCAAGTCCGTGATGAACTCCTGCATGAACGCCATCTGCGCGGTGACCGGCAAGACCATGGTGCAGATCATCCTCGACCCCATCCTGTTGAACCTGGTGGATTCGTTGATCAAGGAGGGGGTCGCGGTGGCCAGGGCGAACGAGTTCACGCTGGGGTCCGACTTCTACCCCTACTGCATCAACTACCTGAAGAACGCTGGGAACCACAAGCCCTCCATGCTGCAGGACATCGAGGCGGGGCGCAGGACCGAAGTCGACTACATCAACGGCAAGATCGTCGAGTACGGCGCGCAGGCCGGCATGCCCACCCCGTACAACACCATGATCCACGGCCTGGTCAAGGCGCTGGAGTGCAGGCCGTTCGATGAGGCCAAAGCTGCGTGAGCCCCTCACCCCAACCCTCTCCCAGAGGGAGAGGGGGCATGGACGCAGGCCCTGCGTTCCCAAGGTGGACCTTGGGAACGAGATTAAATAGGAGAAAGTTTGGCAGAAAGTCCCCTCCCCTGGAAGGGGAGGGACAGGGTGGGGGAAGGCTGAAGGAGGAAGGCTGAAGGAGGGAGGCTGAAGGAGGGAGGCTGAAGGAGGGAGGCTGAAGGAGGGAGGTGCGTCAACGGAGGGAGGTGCGTCAACGGAGGGAGGACCAATTTTGATAGGGCAACTACCTGACCGGACACTGGGAGAAACGAGATGAACTGAAGCGTTTTTTGGCGAGACACCGTAAAAGGAGGGGAACCAATGGTGGAAAAGGAAATCGATTGGGCTGCCATAGCCAGCCATCCGAAGTTCGTGGAGTTGCACCAGGCGAAGATGAGGTTTCTGGTAGGGCTGTGGGTTTTTGGGGCGACGTCGTATTTTCTGCTGCTGGTCGGGGCCATATCCTTCCCCGACCTGTTCAACGCCCGGATCATGGGGCGGCTCAATTTCGGCTACCTGTTCTGCCTGTTCCAGTTTGTCCTGGCCTGGGCCATCGCGATCATCTACACGCGCAAATCCAACCGGGAATTCGATCCCCTTACCACTGAACTGGTCGAGATGATCTTGAAGGAGGAATGCCAATGAGATATCTGTTCCTTCCCTTGCTGATGGTACTGATCTTCGGCACCTCCGCGCTTGCAGCCGATGTGTCCGCCCAGGCGGCCCCAGGCGGCCCCAATGCCGTAGCAGCCGCCGCTGCCAAGGCCCCGCCGGGGCTCGCCGCTTCCCCGCAAGCGCCCGCTGCAGCGGCGGCCAAGGCTCAGGCACCGGCGCCGGCGCCGGGCGGCAAGAAGATGCAGACCAACCGCACGTTCACCATCAGCATGTTCCTCTTGATCATCGCGGCGACCGCCGGGATCGTGGTCTGGGCCTCGAAAAGCACCACCACCGCATCCGATTATTACGCGGCGGGCGGTGGCATTTCCGGGATTCAGAACGGCTGGGCCATCGCCGGAGATTTCCTCTCCGCCGCGACCTTCCTCGGGATCACCGGACTCATGTCTCTCTTCGGCCCGGACGGGTTCATGTACTCGGTGGGGATCATCATCAGCTTTCTCACCATCCTCCTCATCATCGCCGAACCATGCCGCAATGCCGGCAAGTACACCCTGGGCGACATCCTCGCCTTCCGTTCGTCGTCCCGGGTAGTGCGGGCTGTCGCGGCCCTTTCCGCCGTGGTGGTTTCCATCTTCTACCTGCTCGGGCAGATGGTGGGGGCCGGCAAACTGATGCAGCTCCTTTTGGGGATTCCCTACAAGGTCTCGATCATAGGAGTCGGTGCCCTGATCATCGTCTACGTGGCGCTGGGCGGGATGAAGGCGACCACCTGGGTGCAGATCATCAAGGCCGCGCTCCTCATGTTCACCGGGGTCGTCCTGAGCGTCGGGATACTCTGGAAGTCGGGATTCAGCCTCTTCGCATTCTTCGACAGCGTGGCGACCAGCCCGCAGATCCAGGATCACGTGCGTGGCGTCATGAAGCACCCGGTGGCGCAGCCGGGGTTCGATTACGGCCAGCGCTTCCTGGAGCTGGGGCTTTTCTTCAAGAACCCGCTGGACCAGGTATCCCTCGGACTTGCGTGGATCCTCGGGGCCGCCGGCCTGCCGCACGTCATGATGCGGTTTTTCACCGTGCCCAACGCCAAGGAGGCTAGAAAGAGCGTGGTCGCCTCCATGTTCCTGATCGGCCTGTTCCTGATCATGGTTTCCTTCCTGGGCTTTGGCGCCGCCCTTTATGTCACCCCGCAGAAGATTATGGCGCTCGACAAGGGGGGCAACATGGCGGGGCTCATGATCGCGCAGTATATCGGCGGCGGGGCGGGTACCGTCACCGGAGACCTGCTCCTGGCCTTTGTCTGCGCCGTCGCTTTCGCCACCATACTCGCGGTCGTCTCGGGTCTGGTGCTCGCATCCTCGGCGGCCATCGCCCACGATTTGTACGTCAACGTCATTAAAAAGGGGAAGGCGGATCAGGGGACACAGATAAAGGTCGCCAGGGTGGCATCGTTTTTCGTCGGCGCCATCGCCATCGTGCTCGGCATTGCCTGCGAAAACCTCAACATCGCGCAGCTGGTCGGCCTTGCGCTTGCCGTGGTGGCTTCGGCGAACTTCCCCGTCCTGATCTTCGCGCTGTTCTGGAAGCGGTTCAATTCAGCCGGGATCATCGCCGGCTTGGTGGTCGGCACCGTGGTGACCATCGGGATCCTGATGGTTTCGCCGAACATGACCTATCCCAAGAAGGTGGCTGCCGACGCCCAGAAGGTCGTGCTCGCCTTGGAGAAAAAGCAAAGCGAGGCTGGGGGGCTTTCCGCTGTGGAGTTGAAAACGCTGGAAAAGGCGAAATCGGATTACGTGCTGAACAAGGAAGGGACCTCGCTGGTGGGGCTCGACGCGCCGCTATTCCCGCTCAAAAACCCGGGGATACTTTCCGTGCCCATCGGG
Proteins encoded in this region:
- a CDS encoding thiolase family protein, which produces MLKKAYIPYRGYYSTPFAKWQGTLANEHSIVFGAATSKRFFESKGWDPKSIEYLLVGSTVYQKQWFYSGPWAAALMGAEATPGILVSQACSTSTFSIYQAGMGVETGMFENSWCLMADRLSNGPHAAWPNPAGPGGQQIAEDWVMDNFGRDPWAGEAMIQTAENVAKEYGVTREECDALTLRRQEQYLDSLANDREFQKRYLFPAQVQLSKKKSTLLEADEGVVTSTREGLASLNPVLPGGVHTFGAQTHPADGNAGICVTTREKARELSADPGVVVQLVSFGFARTKKAHMAAAVAPSAQMALNGAGIKASDLGAVKTHNPFAANDIVMAKVMGLDLDSMNNYGSSLIFGHPQAATGARLIVEGIEELAQKGGGYLLFSGCAAGDTAASLVLKVN
- a CDS encoding enoyl-CoA hydratase/isomerase family protein; this encodes MGYQFLNMNREDRVLTINLNRPPTNPLSRGFGEELLKAFTEAEGMDDVNVVVITSALEKAFIAGADIKEMSAMGQAESEAFSKLLQDANNTLDRMKKVVIAAINGHALGGGCELAMACDYRFMAAGKALVGLPEAGLGIVPGAGGTQRLPRLVGLAKAKDILLWGKVMGPEEALAIGLVDRVIPAESFLDEVMEFAHRLASGAGKALGFIKVAVNEAVDLPMEQALAVERKYGLANLLTHDAKEGLTAFGEKRKPNFLSR
- a CDS encoding 3-hydroxyacyl-CoA dehydrogenase family protein, whose protein sequence is MNVEDITTMGMAGAGSMGAGIAQVAAMAGLKVQVVDTGAGACDRARKTIVKSLERIVKKGTMTEAQMEETLGRISFSTDVASFKGIPFIFEAVFEDIAVKKELFAKLDAVCGEDTIYATNTSSISITEMAALVKNPANFVGMHFFNPVPVMKLVEVIPALQTAEATKNLALAMSQKLGKTSITCKDTPGFVVNRLFVPYIIDAVRLLEEGVASAEDIDIAMKLGCNMPMGPLEFQDFAGVDIGYHVTNIFHEYLKQERFAPPGLLRNMIKAGYLGRKAGRGFYEYPAS
- a CDS encoding acetyl-CoA hydrolase/transferase family protein; this encodes MAATIWKEIKNWREIYNSRVTTADEALKSVNSGDRLYLTGNASVPLQLLDALVRRAPELRDVEVSQVLTICPQDYVSPEMQGHVRVNTMFISPNVRQAVNEGRADFTPVLLSEFPLLFKNGHLPLDVALLNVSLPDENGFCSLGGEAGLTMTAAESARIVIAQVNKKMPRTLGDTFFHVSRMTHIVEVDAPLTERHMAEEGDPEIVEQIAGHISSLIPDGATMQLGIGAIPDAVLKHLFSKKDLGIHSELISDGVIDLVEAGVVNCSRKTLHPGKIVCGFLLGTKRLYDWAHNNPMIELRRTEYVNDPFVVAQNDRMVSVNAAIEVDFTGQICADSIGPRMYSAVGGQMDFVYGASRSKGGVAVITMPSTSTLRDGSVVSKITPLLKHGAGVVTSRNHVRYLVTEYGAADLYAKSVRQRTQALIGVAHPMFREELTEKAKELRYI
- a CDS encoding thiamine pyrophosphate-dependent enzyme, whose translation is MKKIISGNEAIALSFEDSGGVFASGYPGTPSTETLEEVARLGNVYCEWAPNEKVGLESAIGASLAGGRALATMKHVGVNVAADALMTLTYTGVNAGLILMAADDPGMHSSQNEQDSRNYAKFAKIPMLDPADSQEAYDYVRAGFEISERFDTPVMLRTTTRISHAKGVVEQKGKVAAKVGELAKDVPKYVMLPNFGKIKHVAVEERLLKLQAFAEESPLNRVEMNDPELGIITSGISYQHAKEAFPQASFLKLGLVHPLPEQKIRDFASKVGRLMVVEEMDAIFEEQIRAMGIRVDIGKDRISLCGEVCADIVREAAGAPATSAKTTPAGDLPLRPPTFCPGCAHRGLYSILSKLKVFVSGDIGCYTLGALPPLSAMHTCICMGASISAAHGIAKVNEIAGRTEKPVAVIGDSTFFHSGITGLLSMSYNAGNALVIIMDNRTTGMTGGQENPGSGRHIQGNPAKEVDMVSLVKVLGIENVFEINSYDLKETEAAIRRGLETPGPYVLVDKNPCVLRYRVKKPLVQVSAEKCTGCRACLKASCVALGLKGSGEKPKVSIDPNICNGCGVCSQHCKFDAMTVASGGSHESI
- a CDS encoding indolepyruvate oxidoreductase subunit beta; translation: MKAFNIVIAGVGGQGVLMASKVLAESALASSMDVKQNEVHGMAQRGGSVISFVRIGAKVHSPVVLPGTADILISFEPLEALRYLHYLKPGGKLVYNKACINPSTVAAGLATYPGDVAQRITAACPDARAIDALQVAKEAGNAKAVNMVMVGSVMKGLPIDSEVVEGVVREISRGKGEDVNMAALRGGAATA
- a CDS encoding ACT domain-containing protein — protein: MKLKQLSVFLENSPGRLYQAASALGNAGLNLRSLSICDTAGFGVLRILVSDVAKARRVIMEQQLPARVDDVVAIEIEDRPGSLANQVLKLFLDYQVNVEYMYALAGTGPSSGKAVMVLRFNDNDRAIELMLKNGIKILDAESFGMAEAQPA
- a CDS encoding ketopantoate reductase family protein, with amino-acid sequence MKGNSSYTPKKFAVIGAGPVGCVLAAFLTRGGYEVTLCDVVPTLLVPALDPGIIVEGADSLQAKVAKVTTTLDDIVSDPPDVIFVTVKATALPLIASALEGFVADGRYVVSWQNGIDTELELAKHLGTKAVMRAVVNYGCVPLSPAHVRVAFHHRPHFLQELDPESREAAVGICEALSGTGLETQHTDRIVDKVWRKSVMNSCMNAICAVTGKTMVQIILDPILLNLVDSLIKEGVAVARANEFTLGSDFYPYCINYLKNAGNHKPSMLQDIEAGRRTEVDYINGKIVEYGAQAGMPTPYNTMIHGLVKALECRPFDEAKAA
- a CDS encoding DUF485 domain-containing protein, whose amino-acid sequence is MVEKEIDWAAIASHPKFVELHQAKMRFLVGLWVFGATSYFLLLVGAISFPDLFNARIMGRLNFGYLFCLFQFVLAWAIAIIYTRKSNREFDPLTTELVEMILKEECQ
- a CDS encoding solute symporter family protein, giving the protein MRYLFLPLLMVLIFGTSALAADVSAQAAPGGPNAVAAAAAKAPPGLAASPQAPAAAAAKAQAPAPAPGGKKMQTNRTFTISMFLLIIAATAGIVVWASKSTTTASDYYAAGGGISGIQNGWAIAGDFLSAATFLGITGLMSLFGPDGFMYSVGIIISFLTILLIIAEPCRNAGKYTLGDILAFRSSSRVVRAVAALSAVVVSIFYLLGQMVGAGKLMQLLLGIPYKVSIIGVGALIIVYVALGGMKATTWVQIIKAALLMFTGVVLSVGILWKSGFSLFAFFDSVATSPQIQDHVRGVMKHPVAQPGFDYGQRFLELGLFFKNPLDQVSLGLAWILGAAGLPHVMMRFFTVPNAKEARKSVVASMFLIGLFLIMVSFLGFGAALYVTPQKIMALDKGGNMAGLMIAQYIGGGAGTVTGDLLLAFVCAVAFATILAVVSGLVLASSAAIAHDLYVNVIKKGKADQGTQIKVARVASFFVGAIAIVLGIACENLNIAQLVGLALAVVASANFPVLIFALFWKRFNSAGIIAGLVVGTVVTIGILMVSPNMTYPKKVAADAQKVVLALEKKQSEAGGLSAVELKTLEKAKSDYVLNKEGTSLVGLDAPLFPLKNPGILSVPIGFFVTIAATFLFRNRREEEMFEELFVRQTTGYGMAKAAKH